Proteins encoded by one window of Streptosporangiales bacterium:
- a CDS encoding ester cyclase: protein MSNEEIKATARRMLEQVFPNEDVAALPELVAEDFVNHDGPPGAPQGRAGLAAGMHVLAGAFSDQRWEMHQVLADGDTVVMYCTHSGEHTGEFMGIPATGRRFAYQQVHLVRFADGLGVEHWAVRDDATFMRQVTGQQPVAQPA, encoded by the coding sequence ATGTCGAACGAAGAGATCAAGGCGACGGCCCGTCGCATGCTGGAGCAGGTCTTCCCGAACGAGGACGTGGCGGCCCTGCCCGAGCTCGTCGCCGAGGACTTCGTCAACCACGACGGGCCGCCCGGAGCGCCCCAGGGCCGCGCCGGGCTCGCGGCGGGCATGCACGTGCTGGCGGGCGCGTTCTCGGACCAGCGCTGGGAGATGCACCAGGTGCTGGCCGACGGCGACACCGTCGTCATGTACTGCACCCACTCGGGCGAGCACACCGGTGAGTTCATGGGGATACCCGCCACCGGCAGGCGATTCGCCTACCAGCAGGTCCACCTCGTCAGGTTCGCCGACGGCCTCGGCGTCGAGCACTGGGCCGTACGCGACGACGCGACCTTCATGCGCCAGGTGACGGGCCAGCAGCCGGTGGCCCAGCCCGCGTAG
- a CDS encoding 5-(carboxyamino)imidazole ribonucleotide synthase: MSQRNASGFPTVGMVGAGQLARMTHAASIPLGVGFRVLAADPADGAALVCGDVAIGQHTSLDDLRSFAAGCDVVTFDHEHVPGDHLRALEAEGHVVRPGASALLHAQDKQVMRQRLAPLGVPCPAFAMTEPDDTAKHVRAFAEQHGWPVVAKTVSGGYDGKGVWVLGAADDLDVLPPVPLLLEEHVAFRRELAAVVARSAYGQAAAYPVVETVQRDGICVEVLAPAPDLDDERATEAQQLALRIVGELGVVGILAVELFDTGTGVVVNELAMRPHNSGHWTIEGARTSQFEQYLRAVLDLPLGSPAPIAPVTVMANLLGGADPRVYDRYVHVMAKDPAVKVHLYGKEIRPGRKIGHVTAVGDDLGDVRERARDACDYLRGEA; this comes from the coding sequence GTGAGTCAGCGCAACGCATCCGGGTTCCCGACGGTCGGCATGGTGGGCGCCGGGCAGCTCGCCCGCATGACGCATGCCGCGTCGATACCGCTCGGTGTCGGATTCCGGGTGCTGGCCGCCGACCCCGCCGACGGTGCCGCCCTGGTCTGCGGCGACGTCGCGATCGGGCAGCACACCTCGCTCGACGACCTGCGGTCGTTCGCGGCGGGCTGCGACGTCGTCACGTTCGACCACGAGCACGTGCCCGGCGACCACCTGCGGGCTTTGGAGGCCGAGGGTCACGTCGTACGTCCCGGCGCCTCGGCGCTGCTGCACGCCCAAGACAAGCAGGTGATGCGCCAACGGCTCGCGCCGCTCGGCGTCCCGTGCCCCGCGTTCGCGATGACCGAGCCGGACGACACCGCCAAGCACGTGCGCGCGTTCGCCGAGCAGCACGGCTGGCCGGTGGTCGCCAAGACCGTGAGCGGCGGCTACGACGGCAAAGGCGTGTGGGTGCTCGGCGCCGCGGACGACCTCGACGTGCTGCCGCCGGTGCCGCTCCTGCTCGAGGAACACGTGGCGTTCCGCCGCGAGCTGGCCGCGGTGGTCGCCCGGTCGGCGTACGGCCAGGCGGCCGCCTACCCCGTCGTCGAGACCGTGCAGCGCGACGGCATCTGCGTCGAGGTGCTCGCGCCCGCGCCCGACCTCGACGACGAGCGGGCGACCGAGGCCCAGCAGCTCGCGCTCCGGATCGTCGGCGAGCTGGGCGTCGTCGGCATCCTGGCGGTCGAGCTGTTCGACACCGGCACCGGCGTCGTCGTCAACGAGCTCGCCATGCGCCCGCACAACTCGGGGCACTGGACGATCGAGGGCGCGCGCACCTCGCAGTTCGAGCAGTACCTGCGTGCGGTGCTCGACCTGCCACTCGGCTCGCCCGCGCCGATCGCCCCGGTCACCGTGATGGCCAACCTCCTCGGCGGCGCGGACCCTCGCGTGTACGACCGCTACGTCCACGTGATGGCCAAGGACCCGGCGGTGAAGGTGCACCTGTACGGCAAGGAGATCAGGCCGGGCCGCAAGATCGGCCACGTCAC